A single region of the Nicotiana sylvestris chromosome 6, ASM39365v2, whole genome shotgun sequence genome encodes:
- the LOC138870972 gene encoding uncharacterized protein translates to MTIEVPSEGNLLRKSGQADVWLKPLIGPIERAKLESHSSLTLMNDIVHASLNAKLIGTEMMKRVTLSEHFVRDYQLEAYNWKEQYESFQIDVEYLEESKTTLEQQLRALTSELAVEKASSSQANKEKARLETSFFEQLSKASEDIRELKALLDAKEAYAGELVQNLTQAQEDLRVSSYRVCSLENSHASLQASYEFALAENEKLKNEIADWERDYEILEDKSAIEVSWAFLNSRRDTRVEASQENFNLESELAKINETIEKTQQNQDFPSLVVETSANVKDDTGIPTPSIQVEPTAVDVPASVPSSSQ, encoded by the exons ATGACTATTGAAGTCCCCTCTGAGGGCAACCTTTTAAGGAAATCGGGTCAAGCAGATGTATGGCTAAAGCCTTTAATTGGTCCTATTGAGAGGGCCAAGCTAGAGAGCCATAGCTCTTTGACTTTGATGAATGACATTGTGCATGCTTCTTTAAAT GCCAAGCTCATCGGcacggagatgatgaaaagggttaccCTCTCAGAGCACTTTGTGCGTGATTACCAATTGGAGGCATATAATTGGAAGGAACAATATGAAAGTTTTCAGATCGACGTGGAGTACTTAGAAGAAAGTAAAACTACCTTGGAGCAGCAGTTGCGGGCTTTGACTTCGGAATTGGCAGTTGAAAAGGCCTCCTCCAGTCAAGCAAACAAGGAAAAGGCTCGTCTTGAAACTTCTTTTTTCGAGCAGCTTTCCAAggcaagtgaagatattagagagttgaaggctctcttaGACGCAAAAGAAGCCTATGCTGGTGAACTCGTGCAGAATTTGACTCAAGCCCAAGAAGACCTCCGGGTTTCTTCTTATAGGGTTTGTTCCTTAGAAAATTCCCACGCCTCTCTCCAAGCTTCTTATGAAtttgccttggctgaaaatgaaaagcTAAAGAACGAAATCGCTGACTGGGAAagagattatgagatccttgaagataaGTCTGCCATTGAAGTCAGTTGGGCGTTTTTGAATTCTCGCCGTGATACCCGTGTTGAAGCTAGCCAAgagaattttaacttggaatctgagttagctaagatcaatgaaactattgagaagACTCAGCAGAACCAAGATTTTCCTTCTCTCGTGGTCGAAACTTCCGCAAATGTCAAAGATGATACGGGTATCCCCACTCCTTCAATCCAAGTTGAACCCACTGCTGTTGATGTACCTGCTTCAGTTCCTTCATCCTCTCAGTAA
- the LOC138870971 gene encoding uncharacterized protein — protein MASRKLRPYFQCHPIAVVTAYPLHNILHKHGLSGRLAKCAIELSEYDIAYQPRTAIKSQVLADFVADFSQGMQLEEEKELQVFNSSNPGNWTLFADGSSNVRGAGLGIVLVPPTGESIRQAIKYHSITNNEAEYEAMIAGLELARELDINQIVIKSDSQLVVNQMLRTYTAREARMQQ, from the coding sequence atggcatctagaaaattaaggccttattttcaatgtcatcctattgctgtggtaactgcttatccattacATAATATATTACACAAGCATGGGTTGTCAGGTAGGTTGGCCAAATGTGCTATAGAATTAAGCGAATATGACATCGCATACCAGCCTAGAACCGCGATAAAATCTCAGgtgttagcagattttgtggctgattttagccaaggaatgcaattggaagaagaaaaagaattgcAAGTGTTCAATAGCTCTAATCCGGGAAATTGGACCTTATTCGCTGATGGTTCCTCTAATGTGAGGGGTGCAGGCTTGggaattgttttggtaccacctacgggtgaaagcattcgacaagccattaaatatcattctataactaacaatgaggcagagtatgaagctatgattgcaggtttagaactagcACGAGAACTCGACATTAATCAAATTGTGATCAAAAGCGATTCgcagctcgtagttaatcaaatgttgAGGACTTATACGGCTAGGGAAGCACGGATGCAGCAGTAA